DNA from Rosa rugosa chromosome 6, drRosRugo1.1, whole genome shotgun sequence:
TCCTATCAAAATAACAGCTCTGGTCAAAGAGACAGCCGTGCCAGCAATGACTCTTCAGCAGTCTGCGAATCCCCGGACTATTCGTCTAGGGGAGCAAACAACAAATACTATCCAAGCCATACCATTGCAGGCTGCTCGCCAGAATGTGGCgatacctcctcctcctggtccTGAGTTTGTGAGGCGtgaagaggtagaggagatgatcaggctagctaaccctagggcccaaatggatggggtctatgagggacctttcccgccacatataatgctcgcgcccttTCCAAGAGGTTATaagaatatcatattttctactttttcaggagaAGACACTGAGAACgcggcaactcatctggccaggttcagggtgCAGTGCGGCcaataccagaatgatgacatcctcaagtgcaggatctttggcacttctctttccGGGGTTGCCTTTAGATGGTTTTCTAAGCTTCGCCCAGGAACAGTagcagattggcctgcaatggaaaagctcttccgagaaacttttggagctCTAGAGCCTGAAGTCGACTTGGCTTCTCTTACTCAGATGTCCCAACAACCCACTGAATCTGTTGTTGCCTATCTTCAAcgctttcagatccagaaagCCAAACTGAGTATGATCCTGCCTGGAAAAGAATTAGTCAAGCTAGCGATCAAGGGTTTGGAGCCAcaccagcgaaagaagcaacatgATCCAATCAATGGGAGAACTGATCACAGAGGTGGGTAGCTTTGAGCATCTCCTAAGGGAGACTGATGCTAGGAAAAATGCGTCTAAAGGAACATATGTGCCAAGGAAACACCGTACAGTGGCAGCCCTTGGATACCTACAGCCCACCTATGATCCTTACTACCGCCATCAAGGGGAAGAGGTTTTCCAGGGCGAAGATGAAACTGAAGAAGAGGAGAATGACGTCTCCGCGTTAGAGTTGACAGGTAGGAAGAACTCCGCCCTCAAGCAGCTAAAGATATCTAAGGAACCTGTCAAACTCAAGTCTGCGGCTTTCACTAAACTTGAGttcgcgacatatacatatgatgccaataaggcacatgagattttagatgagatgatcgccgcaaAAATGGTGAAGACAGACTTTGGCCCTTTTCCTcaaccagatcagctgaaaggaaagaaatattgtaaattccacaacttgtggaatcataatacagctgatTGTGTGAAGCTAAATGACcaaattcaggtatggctcaataatggtAGCTTGCAGGTAGAGCCCTCGGCGACCGCGACAGCACTTGTAGACCTGAACCCTTTCCCGGACACCGGCGTCGGTATGGTTGATGTGAACTGGCCCAAGAggaaccagaggaaaccaaccctggatttgactACAAAGGGGAAGGAAGAGGAGGAAACCCCTGTGAAGAAGAAAGCTAAGCCAGTCAGCGAGGCCTCACCAGTGGTCCTttgctcgcgatgcaaagaagaaTGCAACATCCAAGTGTCGCACGCAgaagtcgagcagacatttcgttttggttctCTCCCGCCAATCAAATGGGCTTCACCATCATGAAATTATCAGCCTTCTAGTCCAAAGGCGAGAGATGAAGTAAAGTCACCACCATCCCCAAAAGATTCCAACCTATTCAAGAAATTGAAAGCGGCCGCGGTCGATCAGAAACAAGAAGGAAGGGCTTAGAATGAGCACAAAGATGTCGTGACCAAACCTTACATTCCGCCTGCTTAAACGtccaccatcaaggaaggcAAATGGTATACCAGAGAGAAGGGGAAAGCAGTGGAAATCAGCCCttccaagaaaaggaaattgcagCGTAAgtttggagaagccaagcgAGCTTTAGAAGCTCTAGATCAAGGCTTGATCAAGCCGTCGCAATTGGTTAAATCTCCTGAGcaatatcagaaggagatggaggcaTTAGCTGCTAAGCCATTGGTGGCTCCTCGCAGCTTTCAAAAGCAGGCGCGCTCAGAATCAGGGACCTCTAAGCCTAGTGTTTTCTGCAGGATCACGACAGAAAGGACACCTCCGCCAGCTAGGAAAGACAATTCGCCAACTAGGCAGCCACATGTCAGGCGCAGGTTGTTTCGAGAGGAACCAGAAGCCAAACCTTCAGTTTTTGAGAGAATGGGGGGCAAGGGCAGCACTGCAGAAGAGCTACAGTAGAGACCTAAGAAAGTCCAAAGTCTTGTGGTCGTACCCCCAAAGGAGATACTTGCAGGGGAACAAGGATCAAACCCACAATTGGAGATGGCCGAGCTGCAGGAACAAAAACAGTGTGAGGTAAAAGGCCTTACAGAAGAATCATTAGTTGACCGGTTGGCGAAGCAGTTCAACACTGACATCCCGTTTGGGGAGCCCAAGCTCAACTTGGAGGACGACATAGACGAAACCGAGTTGGCTGATACTTCCTGCAACATGGTCTATGTACTTCCCGCGAGATATGCTCTGCCAATAGCCGCGCAAGAATGTGTGGAGAATGAAGAAGGTACCGACCAGCGCCTGCAGATCACGTCGGCTGCAACAACACcgatgtcacgcccctgatttttaacaacaataaaaatcgatatatataatcccataattatacatgcgtgaatgttcagtcatcaatacaaatacctggaacatctttcccttaaaacaagtacttactgatacactgaaccatccaagttaatatatactcgctccacagagttatatattacaaaaatttacgaatttaaattgtcatcacaaaataaaacgtaaatgctcctcagagcttactgcaTAGCGGAAATTATAtattggcaaagccaacaaaaattgcttcctacccgttctgctgccaacaagctccttcagcttcagccacgattttcctgacctgcaggattagcccctacaccattaaatggtgcaccggggttgccaaacaacaaacccggtaagcttcttcaagctcgtatgagtaactcatgaacatcaatcaacaactcacgtcaatctacttaaggaacatgccaccatgatttccttctaacattccatatcctttccatagaaaggacaacatgagtcaccgctatgaccatgccctatttgctaacttaaccatcaagtagcaattcaagtctcatctagacaattaaagaagaatgccatcagaactctcctttaagctgcatacctatgagtctcaagcaacctcgaccgttactcccataagctatcatgacagacagactagagctctattgaaatcgtaatcactcgtcctaccaaggacgtgattaccaatttcctgccttggtcaccatctgcgacctgtcaccatctgtgacatatgatttcagaccccgtctgatcatgaaatcaaacatcaaggtcgccatctgcaacctgtcaccatctgtgaccttcagaccccgtccggtctcaaagtcgaacgttaagtaagtcacacctgacctaaaacgttactaacatctaatctcggctttccttatccctgctcaccatctgtgactcttggtacaaagaccaatacatttaaatgagtcacgcttgactcaaaaatgtaacatcaaacatcaatacatttcaacaatagaaaacatctttttccacaatattgtttccatgaaagtcatattcaacaataatataagcatcatcatgcatattattcatcaaataccatccacaagaatatatatatttcacgtaaatatatatatacgtagtcattcgctcaggaatgcctactaataccaactatagtttgcagttaaataattaacgccaaaacaataatggtacttcttgttcataaagatccttgtgagatttactcaccttgaattcccgctgcgtcttcaaccaagaacaaaacggtcaatccgccaattaaccgtccaaatacttcgtcaagtacctaatcacaacggtatccacttagtaacgattcacatttgatttaaatccgaaacccctgttttggactaaaatccccaaagtggcgccaatcgaggcaaaaccacatccgagacttcccaaggtcaccggaacacttccatgatcgatgtgtccaaaccacaagtcgatcggatactcaaatcctcacggatcgaataaatttatcgatatgaaacgataaaaatcataacaaattcattcgaactccaaaacttgcatattatatatcgaaacgctcgtatcaacgagtagaagacatataataccagaaactgtctcatacatggacggaacaccgccggaacgccgccacagacggaggcgcaccgccgccgaccaaaactcaatatttcacaaaactcccaacatcaaaaagcttcatctaagcatgcttgtgccaacacataactagctcgaagtcagaaaacaaccataagggatcgaaaactacctcacaagccgtgaacagtaaacccaactgagttgatcgagttttcacgtgtatccttccaaacaaccaccacagctcgcacaaggaggctgctgcgaactccccaggccaaggttgaagcgccgccgacgtcggagctgcgttttccggtcgggttgaaaaaccacgaactgcaccgccttgctgcgctTCCTCCACCGAAAATCGTCGCTCGAGGtcaccacagagacgaccggagcaagAAGGCGAGTCGTTCTGTGCAGGTTTCGCCGGTAGAGATCGCCGGAGAATggagttccggccgggtcggaacaccgggttcgggtcgggtcagcaggatattttcgtttctgaagaggccgaccgagagagaagagagagagaggagagggctttccggaaaaggaaagggaaaaatgaaataaaattctgattttccatatttatactaaaacggaaacttcttccgatagccataacttcctcatacgaactccgattcccacgttccgcatgtccacgaactcgtatcgacgcgctctacaacttttgtgaaggaagttttccaagaATCCCaatatataaaaagtcaaacttcacacgacctcctaaactgtgaaattcaaatatttatacgtacgaaaaccattccacttcacaaacaatctacgaataaagcacaataataattattcgtacgactggtccattattaattaccaaaattaaataacagaaatccaggtcatcacaacCGATAGCAGAGGCAGTGGTTCTTGAGACTGAAGATGGTGATGGTAAAGGTTTCTTtatgagcttcacaagaccaACACCCGCGATGGTTCAGCACATGCGACCTTTATATATCACGGTGGAATTTGCTGGCACTAAGGTCAGTAAGGTTATGGTTGACACAGGGGCCGTTGTCAATGTTATCACTACAAGAACCATGCATTTACTtgggatcaagaaagaaaagatccaGTCTACATCCCTCACGCTGAAGAACTTCTCAGGGACAGTCACAAAGACTTTGGGCTTATTGTTTCTACGTATCAAGGTAGGACCAGCAGAGGGAGTCTATGCTTTCTTCGTGACAGACTGTTACGCGGCCTACAGCGCCATCCTAGGACGcgactggattcaccggagctattgtgttccgtcaactctCCACCAGGAACTGGTGATGTGGAATAGGGTCACAGATCAAGCTGAAGTGATTAAAGCGGATCCTCGTCCTTTCCCAGTTTCCGCgaactatgtagatgccaggtactacttggagccaattactccattgcaggtcagtggcatcgatgacaaaggccgccccacatGGGTGACagcctctgaattggcacagtgggggcttatgCTCGCAAAGgaaggcttggaaaggcctggccacgctgtgcctaaacccttaaacgattaatggattacgaccttccttgaggaagggatagaggccttcCACTCGCTGTACGAAAGACTATCCTCGTACctggtggaaaaagaggcctatgatcgtgTCGCAACCTTGGAAATTGTCAACGAGGAGTTATCTGACCAAGAACAAGCAGAcgaagaagagattcagctgGCTCCAGCAGCACTGGATGACACCCCTCCTAAGGTCAGGGATCCTACAGAGAAGGTTAATCTTGGAacagcagatgagcctatggaagtggccatcagcgcttacttagagcctagtgAGAAATAGAGGCTTATTGACTTATTACTGGGGTTTAAAGATTGCTTCGCGGAGAAAATATGAAGacatgcccggcctgtcaccggacttggtttgccatcaactaccaacactccctgacaagaggcctgtgaagcaagagccgcgaagaatgaactccgagacccaagttctggtcaaagaAGAAGTTGAAAAGATGCACAAGTCAGGCATCAttagggtggccaaatacaatcagtggctgtCCAATATCGTGCCAGTCCGTAGGAAGAATGGTAAGATGTGGGTCTGCGTGGACTACAGAGACCTTAATGTTGCTACGCCTAAAGATGTCTATCCCATGCCAGTcacggatatgttggtagatgcaGTAGCAGGACATGAATTGTTATCCTTCATGGATGGAACGGCAGGGTATCACTAGATCCCGGTTGCGGAggaagacagacacaaaactGCGTTCCGTTGTCCagggttcgcgggcgtttttgaatacgtggttatgccttttggactaaAGAATGCTGGGGCAACGTATCAGAGAGCCATAAACCTGATTTTCCACGACATCCTGGGAAAgattttagaggtttacattgatgacgtggtcGTCAAGTCCAAACAGCGCGGGGATCACATCACGGATCTCAGGAAAGTCTTCGAGAGAATGCGGCtgcacaagctcaagatgaacccCGCCAAGTGCATTTTCGGAGTTCAAGCAGGGGATTTTCTGGGCTTCATCGTCCATCAACGGGGtattgaggtccctgaggataaggcaagcgcagtcatcaacgcatctTCCCCACGAACAAAGAAAGAGCTACAACGATTGCTGGGTAAGATTAACTTCCTGAGACGTTTCAtatctaactctgcaggtaaaatCCAACCTTTTTCCCCTCTACTGAAACtacaaggacagaatgagtTTGTGTGGAAACctaaacaccaagaggcttttgacaaAATTAAGGCCTATCTGGCGAGCCCACCAGTACTCGTTCCCCCTAGAGCTGGCATTCCATTAAAGCTctatatttcagcagctgaggcttccattggcagcctacTCGCCCAGGATGATGAAGAaggtgtcgaacatgccattttctacctcagtaggacactgaCGGATTGCGAAACCAGGTATACTCCTATGGAAAAATTGTGTCTTACATTGTACTTCTTAGCATGCAAGTTgcgacactacatgttatcctttaccacttgcattATCGCTCAAACCGACCTGGTTAAGTACATACTGTCGCCACCTATTCTGAGAGGTTgtattggcaagtgggtacTGGCTTTATCcgaattctcgctacaatacGTTCCACAGAAAGCAGTGAAGGGACAAGCCATCGCAGACTTTCTGGTGcatcaccctatgttggatGTCCCCACAGTGAAAGAGTTAGAGATAGCGACCGCAGACATAACTCGACCAGATTTGGCGCGCATCCCAGAATATGCTATatggtatcaagccacagtctcccttcaaccctgggtattattttttgatggCTCAAGAACAGGAACACTGGCAGGGGCAGGGATCGTTCTGGAAAACCCAGCGGGCGAtcatttttcttattctttccaattggagtttAAGTGCACCAAtaatcaagcagagtatgaggccctcattATTGGCCTAGAAGTGCTACTGGAACTAGGAGTGAGAGACGTCCAGATACGCGGTGATTCTTTGCTTGTCATCAATCAACTTCAAGAGAAGTACAGATGTGTGAGCTGCTTGCTCGTCCCATATTTGGATCACGCCATTGAACTTCTGAATCAATTCGATGACGTGGGTTTGGAATTTATTCCTcgtgagcgcaactttgcggccaacGAACTTGCTCAactggctacaggcattactttgaaatatggggttcgcgagcgaATCCTGAAGGTTGAACGACGCACTCTAACATCGTGGCTCACACGACCTGACACGCCAGACGATCCAGTCGTCGCGGTCCTCGAACCTATTGATGTATACTGGCGCATCCCTTTGATTGCTTATCTAAAGCAACCAGATCCCACTGCAGACCGGAAGATTCGCTTTCTTGCTCTAAATTACTTCCTCAGAGGCGATGAGCTACGCCGACGCGGCgaagatggcatagacttcCGATGTGTGTTTGGCCACGACGCCAAAAGCCTAATGCGCTAGGTACATGCCGGCGTATGCGGAGCCCACCAAGCAGGTCCAAAGATGCGTTGGCTCATTAGGCGACATGGATATTATTGGTCTAGTATTTTAAAGGATTGTATCTCATTCGCGAAAGGCTGTCAAGATTGTCAAGCTCATGGTCCAGTCCAGCAtattcccaatattcccatcccatgcagcctattattaaaccttggcctgcgagaggctgggcattggacttgatcGGAATGATTCATCCTCACTCATCactccaacacaagttcatcatcgtcgctactgatttcttcactaagtgggtggaagctgagcctttgaagAAGGACTCTGGCGCAACCATTCGCCAATTCATCTTTCAAAATATTATATGCAGGTTTGGCGTCCCTGAAGTTTTAGTATCGGACAGGGGAGCAGCGTTCATGGGTGGTGACGTAGAGCAGCTCGTCAACGACTTGGGCATACATTTTGTCCACAGCACAGCTTATTATGCTCAATCTAATGGTCAAGCAGAGGacagtaacaagattatcatCACCCTActgaagaagatgcttgttgccAACCCTCGCCAATGGCATGAGACATTGTATGAAACGTTGTGGGCTTACCGCACTTCCAAGCTGGCTCCTACTGCCACGACGCCCTATGCACTCATGTTTGGTCACGACGCGGTGTTACCTCTGGAGATCAATGTTCAATCCCTGCGCGTCCAAGATTAGCATCATTTGATGGGTGAAGACTACGtccaggctatgtggcaggaacaCGAAGACCTTAGCGGGTAGTGCTTAGAGGCTTTGGACAACTTAGTGATGGAAAAGCAACGCATAgctcgcgcctatgataagCAAACTCGCGGCTGCAGTTACAAAGAGGGCGAGCTCGTTTGGAAGGCAGTCCTTCCatttggcgagaagttgaccggtcgtGGGAAATGGACCCCGCACTGGGAAGGGCCCTTTGTGATTCATAGAATTCTGGAACGTGGggttttcacctcaaagatttgaatggcgacctccaccgcaaCCCTATCAATGGTAGGTTCTTAAAGAAATACTACCCCAGCGTTTGGGAATTTGAAGATCCCCCTGATTTTCTACTTGCTGGGACAGGGGGGCAAACATAGTGTCCCTTGGCTCGCTTCATCCCTTGTAATTAGGCCTTTTATTGTGGCCTCGTTCACTTGTCTTCGCTCCACCTAagaacactaggggggcaacactctatacATAAAGGCAGTTATTTATACACTAGGGTGGCCATTATTTGTGGAGTTATTTTTGCAGTTATTTATCAAATTTCATCAAATTTTTGTACAATTTTCGCTTTCGTTCAATATCCTTGACAATATGTGTTAGGAATATGTGTAAGGGCCTATACCAGAGGCCTTATTATATCATAATGATTAATAAAACTCAGGgtatttcattcataaagtggctttgcggccaaaggCAGTACAATGTGTTTGAGAAAATTACATTTACGATATACAAAGCCAGAAAGTGGCTGAAACGAAACATATGGATTCATGTCTTCTAAGACCTTCCGGATCTTGCGGCAAGAAGGGTTGGTGAGATGGTCACTCTTACTCTTCCTCTCCTCACCCTCCTCTGATCTGAGTCgcagctgctctcatttgtgctggaagaagagggaaggaaataatccatcgcaacccttcCAGTTGGttatcctccgggatggagacgGAATCAGCGCTGGAGTGTGACCCAGTTGCCTCACCTACCTCTAGGGGGAAAACAGAAGTCAGCTCATCAGACCCCGGAAGTAGGCCGCGGAAGAAGAACAGTCGGCCTCGAGTGCCCCTCCGCCCTTCTTCGCTTTGCTCCGCGCAGggaaatctgaggagagggacTCCGCAGAGAGTGGAACCCTGCGTTAGGAGCTCCTCGTGTTCTTCAACCTACCCTAAACCTAGGATGTTCCATCCAGG
Protein-coding regions in this window:
- the LOC133716331 gene encoding uncharacterized protein LOC133716331 — translated: MAELQEQKQCEVKGLTEESLVDRLAKQFNTDIPFGEPKLNLEDDIDETELADTSCNMVYVLPARYALPIAAQECVENEEGIEAFHSLYERLSSYLVEKEAYDRVATLEIVNEELSDQEQADEEEIQLAPAALDDTPPKVRDPTEKRAINLIFHDILGKILEVYIDDVVVKSKQRGDHITDLRKVFERMRLHKLKMNPAKCIFGVQAGDFLGFIVHQRGIEVPEDKASAVINASSPRTKKELQRLLGKINFLRRFISNSAGKIQPFSPLLKLQGQNEFVWKPKHQEAFDKIKAYLASPPVLVPPRAGIPLKLYISAAEASIGSLLAQDDEEGVEHAIFYLSRTLTDCETRYTPMEKLCLTLYFLACKLRHYMLSFTTCIIAQTDLVKYILSPPILRGCIGKWVLALSEFSLQYVPQKAVKGQAIADFLVHHPMLDVPTVKELEIATADITRPDLARIPEYAIWYQATCTNNQAEYEALIIGLEVLLELGVRDVQIRGDSLLVINQLQEKYRCVSCLLVPYLDHAIELLNQFDDVGLEFIPRERNFAANELAQLATGITLKYGVRERILKVERRTLTSWLTRPDTPDDPVVAVLEPIDVYWRIPLIAYLKQPDPTADRKIRFLALNYFLRGDELRRRGEDGIDFRCVFGVPEVLVSDRGAAFMGGDVEQLVNDLGIHFVHSTAYYAQSNGQAEDSNKIIITLLKKMLVANPRQWHETLYETLWAYRTSKLAPTATTPYALMFGHDAVLPLEINVQSLRVQD